The following proteins are encoded in a genomic region of Streptomyces collinus Tu 365:
- a CDS encoding metal-dependent transcriptional regulator — MSGLIDTTEMYLRTILELEEEGVVPMRARIAERLDQSGPTVSQTVARMERDGLVSVASDRHLELTDEGRRLATRVMRKHRLAECLLVDVIGLEWEQVHAEACRWEHVMSEAVERRVLELLRHPTESPYGNPIPGLEELGEKDGADPFLDEGMVSLADLDAGTDGKTVVVRRIGEPIQTDAQLMYTLRRAGVQPGSVVSVTESAGGVLVGSGGEAAELEADVASHVFVAKR; from the coding sequence ATGTCCGGACTGATCGACACCACGGAGATGTATCTCCGCACCATCCTCGAGCTCGAAGAGGAAGGCGTCGTCCCCATGCGCGCCCGCATCGCGGAGCGGCTCGACCAGAGCGGGCCGACGGTGAGTCAGACGGTGGCGCGCATGGAGCGCGACGGCCTGGTCTCCGTGGCCAGCGACCGCCATCTGGAGCTGACCGACGAGGGCCGCCGGCTGGCCACGCGGGTGATGCGCAAGCACCGTCTCGCGGAGTGTCTGCTGGTGGACGTGATCGGCCTGGAGTGGGAGCAGGTGCACGCGGAGGCGTGCCGCTGGGAGCACGTGATGAGCGAGGCGGTGGAGCGCCGGGTGCTGGAGCTGCTGCGGCATCCGACCGAGTCGCCGTACGGCAACCCGATCCCGGGTCTGGAGGAGCTGGGCGAGAAGGACGGGGCCGATCCGTTCCTGGACGAGGGCATGGTGTCGCTGGCCGACCTGGACGCGGGCACGGACGGCAAGACGGTCGTGGTCCGTCGTATCGGTGAGCCGATCCAGACGGACGCGCAGCTGATGTACACGCTGCGGCGCGCGGGTGTGCAGCCCGGCTCGGTGGTGAGTGTGACGGAGTCGGCCGGCGGGGTGCTGGTGGGCAGTGGCGGTGAGGCGGCCGAGCTGGAGGCCGACGTCGCCTCGCACGTGTTCGTCGCCAAGCGCTGA
- a CDS encoding SIS domain-containing protein: protein MSDGTPADLFFDAAIGLLQRVREEEAEAITAAGTLLADTVAAGGRLFAFGAGHSSLAAQDVVYRAGGLALMNLLTVPGVVGVDVTPATLGSALERVDGLASAVLDTSPLRAGDTLVIISLSGRNALPVEMALGARALGVKVVGVTSVAYATETSSRHSSGTFLRDHCDIVLDSKIAVGDAELTLDTIPAPFAPASTVVTSALMQAVMATAAAALADRGIEPPLLRSGNVDGGHDWNGRVMTEYGDRIFYRH from the coding sequence ATGAGCGACGGCACGCCTGCCGACCTGTTCTTCGACGCCGCCATCGGCCTGCTGCAACGGGTCCGCGAGGAGGAGGCCGAGGCGATCACCGCGGCCGGCACCCTGCTCGCCGACACCGTCGCGGCCGGCGGCCGGCTGTTCGCCTTCGGCGCCGGGCACTCCTCGCTCGCCGCCCAGGACGTCGTCTACCGCGCCGGCGGACTCGCCCTGATGAACCTGCTCACCGTCCCCGGGGTCGTCGGCGTCGACGTCACGCCCGCCACCCTCGGCTCCGCCCTCGAACGCGTCGACGGACTCGCGAGCGCCGTCCTCGACACCTCACCCCTGCGCGCCGGCGACACCCTCGTGATCATCTCCCTCTCCGGGCGCAACGCCCTCCCCGTGGAGATGGCCCTGGGCGCCCGCGCCCTCGGCGTCAAGGTCGTCGGCGTCACCTCCGTCGCCTACGCCACCGAAACCAGCTCCCGGCACAGCTCCGGCACCTTCCTGCGGGACCACTGCGACATCGTCCTGGACTCCAAGATCGCCGTCGGCGACGCGGAACTCACCCTCGACACCATCCCGGCGCCCTTCGCCCCCGCCTCCACCGTGGTCACCAGCGCCCTCATGCAGGCCGTGATGGCCACCGCCGCGGCCGCCCTCGCCGACCGCGGCATCGAACCCCCGCTGCTGCGCTCCGGCAACGTCGACGGCGGCCACGACTGGAACGGCCGCGTCATGACCGAGTACGGCGACCGCATCTTCTACCGGCACTAG
- a CDS encoding PAS domain-containing protein produces the protein MSASRRSGTTDELGPDEPERDGPHGAAGADGPAEDPGGSDLLAALLDGMDAALCAFDADGTVTHWNREAERILGWTAAEAVGRHGFAGWAVRSADAEEVQGRLMSAMRAPGRQVHEFALVTKDGGRVLVRTQSAAVRGPDGEPAGVYCAFSEVHAQIDLERSIALSEALFEDASWGVVLVDADLRPAVVNGHAARALGIGRTSALGRPLGELLTQGVEELESALTHVLSEGAPPAPAEMWVSVRTSEGEARRCWRSGFVRLASPLAEEPVPLGVGWLFQDVTEAKQGEQEAALLRFRSNQSHRAARAAAECEDPAEAAVVHLDFALAGFADHALLDRLAGPARGEGDDAVPVRLVRLAATPAGAPGPSLLTGAAGLPVRYEAGHPALSCVERAGSVRADAGSVSAERAREWALARQWPGDVVHALCAVLRSRGRTLGVVTFLRGAGRSRFERSDAAYAEDVALRIGAALDLAEAVREKPGD, from the coding sequence GTGAGTGCTTCGCGGCGGAGTGGGACCACCGACGAGCTGGGGCCGGACGAGCCCGAGCGGGACGGTCCGCACGGTGCTGCCGGTGCGGACGGTCCGGCGGAGGACCCCGGCGGCTCCGATCTGCTCGCCGCGCTGCTGGACGGCATGGACGCGGCCCTGTGCGCCTTCGACGCGGACGGGACGGTGACGCACTGGAACCGCGAGGCCGAGCGCATCCTGGGCTGGACGGCGGCCGAGGCGGTGGGCCGGCACGGGTTCGCGGGGTGGGCGGTGCGCAGCGCCGACGCCGAGGAGGTGCAGGGCCGGCTGATGTCCGCGATGCGGGCGCCGGGCCGGCAGGTGCACGAGTTCGCGCTGGTCACGAAGGACGGCGGCCGTGTCCTGGTGCGGACCCAGTCCGCCGCGGTGCGGGGGCCCGACGGGGAGCCTGCGGGGGTGTACTGCGCGTTCAGCGAGGTGCACGCGCAGATCGACCTGGAGCGGTCCATCGCGCTCAGCGAGGCGTTGTTCGAGGACGCGTCCTGGGGTGTGGTCCTGGTGGACGCCGATCTGCGGCCCGCGGTGGTGAACGGGCACGCGGCGCGGGCGCTGGGCATCGGGCGCACGTCGGCGCTCGGGCGGCCGCTCGGTGAGCTGCTGACGCAGGGCGTGGAGGAGCTGGAGAGCGCGCTGACGCACGTGCTGTCGGAGGGCGCGCCGCCGGCGCCCGCCGAGATGTGGGTGAGTGTGCGGACGTCCGAGGGCGAGGCGCGGCGCTGCTGGCGCAGCGGTTTCGTGCGGCTGGCCTCGCCGCTGGCGGAGGAGCCGGTGCCGCTCGGGGTGGGCTGGCTGTTCCAGGACGTCACGGAGGCCAAGCAGGGCGAGCAGGAGGCGGCGCTGCTGCGGTTCCGCAGCAACCAGTCGCACCGCGCGGCGCGCGCGGCGGCCGAGTGCGAGGACCCGGCGGAGGCGGCCGTGGTCCATCTCGACTTCGCCCTGGCCGGTTTCGCCGACCACGCGCTGCTGGACCGGCTGGCGGGTCCCGCGCGCGGGGAGGGCGACGACGCGGTTCCGGTGCGGCTGGTGCGGCTCGCGGCGACGCCCGCGGGTGCTCCGGGGCCGAGTCTGCTCACGGGCGCGGCGGGGCTGCCGGTGCGCTACGAGGCGGGGCACCCGGCGCTGAGCTGCGTCGAGCGGGCGGGCTCGGTGCGCGCGGACGCGGGGTCGGTGTCGGCCGAGCGGGCGCGTGAGTGGGCGCTGGCGCGGCAGTGGCCGGGCGACGTGGTGCACGCCTTGTGCGCGGTGCTGCGCAGCCGGGGCCGGACGCTGGGTGTGGTGACCTTCCTGCGGGGTGCCGGGCGCAGCCGTTTCGAGCGGTCGGACGCGGCGTACGCGGAGGACGTGGCGCTGCGGATCGGGGCGGCGCTGGATCTGGCGGAGGCGGTGCGGGAGAAGCCGGGGGACTGA
- a CDS encoding GNAT family N-acetyltransferase yields the protein MTDLRIEPVAGDRMLEQWRYVHNVVVPPAAMSVEDARERVGRYRLENAYLGDELVGCSTVRPPAGEGRVATVIARVLPGFRGRGFGAALYGNGLAHARALGAAAVETCVLAVNEDGLRFAGRLGFVEVDRYVLDGKSDEWVDLRLDRVPGPDMDSRKIAGT from the coding sequence ATGACCGATCTTCGAATCGAGCCCGTCGCCGGGGACCGCATGCTGGAGCAGTGGCGGTATGTGCACAACGTGGTCGTGCCGCCTGCCGCCATGTCGGTGGAGGACGCCCGGGAGCGGGTGGGGCGGTACCGGCTGGAGAACGCCTATCTCGGGGACGAGCTGGTCGGCTGCTCGACGGTGCGGCCGCCGGCGGGGGAGGGGCGGGTGGCGACCGTCATCGCGCGGGTGCTGCCCGGGTTCCGGGGGCGCGGCTTCGGTGCCGCGCTGTACGGGAACGGGCTCGCCCACGCGCGGGCGCTGGGGGCGGCGGCGGTCGAGACGTGCGTGCTGGCGGTGAACGAGGACGGGCTGCGGTTCGCCGGGCGGCTGGGGTTCGTGGAGGTCGACCGGTATGTGCTGGACGGGAAGAGCGACGAATGGGTCGATCTGCGCCTGGACCGGGTTCCGGGGCCGGACATGGATTCCCGCAAGATTGCGGGAACATGA
- the pdxH gene encoding pyridoxamine 5'-phosphate oxidase produces the protein MTDRDPSLDPLVDPAAMRKQYRAAGLDEKDLPAHPMDLFAGWFEDAARAALHGTLYEPNAMVVSTADAHGRPSSRTVLMKQYDTDGFVFYTNYDSRKGRELAENPYVSLLFPWHPIARQVIVTGVARRTSREETAAYFRTRPHGSRLGAWASAQSSVIASRDDLDAAYAELGARHPEGEEIPVPPHWGGFRVAPETVEFWQGRENRLHDRLRYVTRPDGTWRTERLSP, from the coding sequence GTGACCGACCGCGACCCCAGCCTCGACCCCCTCGTGGACCCCGCCGCCATGCGCAAGCAGTACCGGGCCGCGGGACTGGACGAGAAGGACCTCCCCGCGCACCCCATGGACCTGTTCGCCGGCTGGTTCGAGGACGCCGCGCGGGCGGCCCTGCACGGCACGCTGTACGAACCCAACGCGATGGTCGTCTCCACGGCCGACGCCCACGGCCGCCCCAGCTCCCGCACGGTCCTGATGAAGCAGTACGACACCGACGGCTTCGTCTTCTACACCAACTACGACTCGCGCAAGGGCCGCGAGCTGGCCGAGAACCCGTACGTCTCGCTGCTCTTCCCCTGGCACCCCATCGCCCGCCAGGTCATCGTCACCGGCGTCGCCCGGCGTACCTCCCGCGAGGAGACCGCCGCCTACTTCCGCACCCGCCCGCACGGCTCCCGGCTCGGCGCCTGGGCCAGCGCCCAGTCCTCGGTGATCGCCTCCCGCGACGACCTGGACGCGGCCTACGCCGAACTCGGCGCCCGCCACCCCGAGGGCGAGGAGATCCCGGTCCCGCCCCACTGGGGCGGCTTCCGCGTCGCCCCGGAGACCGTCGAGTTCTGGCAGGGCCGCGAGAACCGCCTGCACGACCGCCTGCGCTACGTCACCCGCCCGGACGGAACCTGGCGCACGGAACGCCTCAGCCCCTGA